CCCGGTGCTCCTCGCTTTTTAATTAGCGAGGCAGTACGAGGAGAAGGAGCACACCTCATTGATGCGGAGGGGCAGCGGTTTGCCTTCGACTATCACTCGGATGGAGAACTCGCTCCCCGTGATGTTGTCAGTCGTGCTATTTTTAGCCATCTGCAAAAGACAGCGGTTGATCCTGCTTCTGCCAATGTCTGGCTCGACCTCAGACCCATTCCTGCGGACAAAATTCGCCATCGCTTTCCTAACATTATTCAGGTCTGCCAAAAATGGGGAATTGATGTGTTTCAAGAGCCAATTCCTGTTGCACCTGCGGCGCATTACTGGATGGGCGGCATTACCACCAATGCTTTAAGCCAGACTACGATTCCCCAACTGTACGCTGTTGGAGAAAATGCCAGTACCGGAGTTCACGGTGCAAACCGTCTAGCCAGCAATTCTTTGTTGGAATGTTTAGTGTATGGGGCTCAGTTAAGTTTGTTGACCTTGCCTGAGCAAATGCCATTACAGGAGGTGCCTCCTGCAACCCAAACTGATGTCTTTCAACATCAGTGGGAAGCCGACCAAACTGCGATTATGACCTGGCGACAAACACTACCTCGACTGGTGTGGCAAAGTGCAGGTATTTGCCGAGAACAGCGATCGCTAGATGAGGCGATCGCACAAATTGAAGATTGGCGCAAAGACTTTGCAATGCTATCTCTCAGTCAAAGCTTGCTCAACCTGACTCAAGGTCAGGCAGTAGATGTCGGTGATACGGCTGTCAGTCGATATGCACGGGTATGGGGAGAAACTCGTAACTTACTAGATATTGCGTACCTGATTTTAAGAAGTTCTGCATTTCGCACGGAGAGCCGAGGCGGGCACTATCGAGCAGACTATCCTGAAACAAATTCTGATTGGCAGGTACATACCCTGGTTAACCACCACCAGTGGTTAAAGTCTAAACCAGTTGGTCACTAAACTATCGCGTACCGGAACCTTGAGTGCGATCGGGACCACCAATATCATCTGGCGGAGTGTAGGTAGAGTTCTTAAGTTGTAACTCTGCCTTTGAAGGGGTAGATGCATCCACTGGCGAAGGTAGCTGAGATTGAGTGGCAGCCAGAGCATTGCTAGAAATAACCAATTGCATACCAGTAACCATGGCAGCAATGCTCATGTACTTGAGGAAGGTGCTCATAGGACTGTTACCAGTGAATTTACTCATCTGTATGCTCAGTCTACCCATGGAAGAATCAAAGTGTCAGTAGTTACGCGGAATTATGTGAGATTTTTACAAAACTAACGAATTTAATAAATTACCTTTGAAGAAATAGCTTGAGCAGGTAAAAACTCGTTGGAAGTAGGTTTATAGATGGTTAACTATCTAAAACGATCCTCTCTGAACACATATCTAGTAAGGCTTGTAGAGGAAAATAGCCTTAGATTGTAGGTTTTTGAAAGGTCTGTTTAACAGAAGATTAATTAAGTTAAATGACCGTCTCTAACTGGCTCCCCACCTTTAGCTTGACTCTAATTAATATCAGTAAAATCCGGAGTCAATTCGGAATTTATAAAAAAGATAAAACGATGTCTTAACAAAGCTTACATATTTTCTAACCTAGATTTCATAAACTGACTTGTAATCTCTATCACAGGCTTTTGTGTTTTGAATCCCTCAACAATCGTAGAGTGAATCACGCTTGATAAAGATAGAGTTCCCTGGCTCTACGGGATTTCTCGCAACTCTATCAAGAGAATTTATGCTAGAGGTATTCGTAACCATACAACCCAATTGTTGTTTACCTGAGTGATTCTTGTTGGGGGGATAGCTTTGGAGACTATCTATTCCTTACTCTACAGGGGGGGAGTTAGAAATTTTCTCGCCCAAGCCAGTAAAGCTACGGCTAGTCCAGGATAGTACACCCGGATCAACTCCGTAAAACTATCTACGATTGGAATGATAAAAATATGCAGCGATCGCCATAGCAACTCGATAGGGTCAGGCACCTGAATGTAAAGCACCTGGATCTGAGGCGTTGTGATCGCTGCTCTGCTGATGCTCTAAATTTTTTCGGGTTCTTGCCCAGAGACAACGGGGGCGATCGCCCGCAGGTCTAGCTCTGGATGTTCGCCCTGGACTTGCTGACAGTTCCACTCGTTGCGGAACAGCAGCACAGGTCGTCCCCAACTGTCTTTAACCGTGACCGTGTTGAACAACCGACCGACTTTTTGCAGGGCTTCCCAACCACCGCCAACCCAACGCGCCACACTGTAGGGCAAGGGGTCAAGCAGGGTTTCAACGCCGTACTCGTTTTTAAGGCGGAACTGCACCACTTCAAATTGCAGTTGCCCCACTGCCGCCAGAATCGGTTCCCGGCGTGACTCGTCTGCCGAGTACATAATTTGAACGGCTCCCTCTTCCCGGAGTTCTGTTACTCCTTTCTGAAATTGCTTGAACTTGGAGGGGTTGGGATTTCTCAAATAGGCGAATAGCTCCGGCGAGAAGAAGGGAATCCCTTCGTACTCTAATTTTTGACCAATATAAATAGTGTCACCGATAGCAAATACACCTGGGTTGTTCAGACCAATGACATCACCGGGGTATGCCTCATCCAGAGATTCGCGCCCCTGTCCAAACAACTTTTGGGGATGGGAGAGGCGCACGCTTTTACCCGTACGAGCATGGTTTACCACCATATCTTTTTCAAACTTGCCAGAGCAGACCCGAATGAAGGCGACGCGATCGCGATGTTTGGGGTCCATGTTGGCTTGCAGCTTGAAGACAAACCCAGAAAATTCAGGATAGGTCGGGTCGATTTCACCTTTAGTGCTGCGACGACCCGCAGGCTTGAGCGCATAGTCTAAAAATGCATCCAAAAATAGCTCGACCCCAAAGTTGGTCATCGCACTGCCAAAGAAGACGGGGGTCATTTTGCCCGCATGAACCAGATCTAAGTCCAGTTCAGAACCTGCCATCTCCAGCACTTCGAGTTCTTCTTTAAGTTGATAGTAGAGGTCTTGTTCTAGCAGATCTTCAATGCGGGGGTCACCCAGATCGACCACGGTGTCAACCGCCTCTTTGCTGCCGTGCGCACTGCGCTCAAACAGGTGAATCTGTTTTTTGCGACGGTCATACACACCCTTAAAGCGATCGCCCATGCCAATAGGCCAATTAACGGCGTAGGTTTGTATTCCTAACTCGCGCTCAATTTCGTCCATCAACTCCAGTGGGTCACGTCCCGGACGATCGAGCTTGTTAAAGAAGGTGAAGATCGGGAGCGATCGCATCCGGCAGACTTCAAACAGCTTGCGAGTTTGGGGTTCTAAACCTTTGGCTGCATCCTCCAGCATGACGGCATTGTCTGCTGCCGCCAGAGTGCGGTAGGTATCTTCGCTAAAATCTTGGTGTCCAGGGGTATCCAGCAAGTTGATCTGAAAGCCACTGTAGTCGAACTGCAACACCGTCGAGGTAATCGAAATTCCCCGTTGTTGCTCCATTTCCATCCAGTCTGAAGTGGCATGTCGTTGAGCCCGTCGGGCTTTAACCGCACCCGCCTCATGAATCGCACCTCCGTACAACAACAGCTTCTCAGTTAAGGTTGTTTTTCCGGCATCCGGGTGCGAAATGATGGCAAAATTTCGCCGTTTTTCAACGGCTTCCTGGAGTTCAGATTCGAGTTCAGTAGGCATTCCGGATTTCAGGCGTTATTCAATAAAGCGGAGAGAGCATAAGCCCTAGTTTCAAGGATAACGACAAACGCCACAAGTGTCAGAATGGCAGTAGGAATTCAGTGAACTTTATGAGTGAGTTGGAAC
The window above is part of the Oscillatoria sp. FACHB-1407 genome. Proteins encoded here:
- the nadB gene encoding L-aspartate oxidase, producing the protein MGEYNAPTSIQITDDLKLPDSPLPTQFDVLVVGGGAAGLYAALCLPPQFRVGLITKDALSLSASDWAQGGIAAAIAPDDSPQFHLEDTLKAGVGLCEPEAVKLLVERAPSCVRSLVEMGVAFDRKGADLALTLEAAHSHHRVLHAADTTGRAVITTLTAQVLARENIQVFSQAFALDLWMQGSQCRGASIVYQNKFVWLQAKAVVLATGGGGQVFAQTTNPELSTGDGVAMAWRSGAELRDLEFVQFHPTALTKPGAPRFLISEAVRGEGAHLIDAEGQRFAFDYHSDGELAPRDVVSRAIFSHLQKTAVDPASANVWLDLRPIPADKIRHRFPNIIQVCQKWGIDVFQEPIPVAPAAHYWMGGITTNALSQTTIPQLYAVGENASTGVHGANRLASNSLLECLVYGAQLSLLTLPEQMPLQEVPPATQTDVFQHQWEADQTAIMTWRQTLPRLVWQSAGICREQRSLDEAIAQIEDWRKDFAMLSLSQSLLNLTQGQAVDVGDTAVSRYARVWGETRNLLDIAYLILRSSAFRTESRGGHYRADYPETNSDWQVHTLVNHHQWLKSKPVGH
- the prfC gene encoding peptide chain release factor 3, whose translation is MPTELESELQEAVEKRRNFAIISHPDAGKTTLTEKLLLYGGAIHEAGAVKARRAQRHATSDWMEMEQQRGISITSTVLQFDYSGFQINLLDTPGHQDFSEDTYRTLAAADNAVMLEDAAKGLEPQTRKLFEVCRMRSLPIFTFFNKLDRPGRDPLELMDEIERELGIQTYAVNWPIGMGDRFKGVYDRRKKQIHLFERSAHGSKEAVDTVVDLGDPRIEDLLEQDLYYQLKEELEVLEMAGSELDLDLVHAGKMTPVFFGSAMTNFGVELFLDAFLDYALKPAGRRSTKGEIDPTYPEFSGFVFKLQANMDPKHRDRVAFIRVCSGKFEKDMVVNHARTGKSVRLSHPQKLFGQGRESLDEAYPGDVIGLNNPGVFAIGDTIYIGQKLEYEGIPFFSPELFAYLRNPNPSKFKQFQKGVTELREEGAVQIMYSADESRREPILAAVGQLQFEVVQFRLKNEYGVETLLDPLPYSVARWVGGGWEALQKVGRLFNTVTVKDSWGRPVLLFRNEWNCQQVQGEHPELDLRAIAPVVSGQEPEKI